One part of the Xiphophorus maculatus strain JP 163 A chromosome 1, X_maculatus-5.0-male, whole genome shotgun sequence genome encodes these proteins:
- the LOC102235305 gene encoding dystroglycan-like gives MWPSWWFTDICCAAQRPLDMHYILYRDMSCRDAGRSRFPSCRTLPVVIWLLATLAHGAMPDQQETLVDMISVELEASMQSSVMSELQAAASSVGEGPPTAIPDSSVGNGVHTNIPDSSAIVGQVFQLKVPPGPDHASCNIQLTEMGRETLPSWLYWDKERCTLRGLALEQDKGVYHILVSGEQITEGTSSQVYPSTVFTVEVYPEERADTEPALLTLQSDISGLQPFTCGSEEPVTVLTVILDADLTKMVAEQRVSLLGLMRKFSHVPLEHMRVVPVVNNRLFDMSAFMAGPGNAKKVVENGALLSWKVGCALDQPSIPDISSVQSSAKDGTMSARLGYPVVGWHIVNKKPHVVKRIRRQLYNTPTPVPSLLPPTVNQEPLSRVVPTPTSPSIAPATDNSTPPVRGPLPLPVKPTLRVKDQIAHTPVFGPPQPTRVLGTTSTIPIMPTMTRPTILGPTASPTPPGASKKPKTSKKPKKPRMSTPAPREPKSTTPKTTIRTTTLTLTTDLNQNPEIRNPIDQVTAWVGTYFEVKIASDAFYDREDGTTDKLRLTLKKTPKEAVSETSWIQFNSSIQLLYGLPDEEHAGDHEYFMLATDKGGKSIMDAFEVRVNRWTSNDKPSVVFAARFHGDPKTLSENVHNKILLTKRLAYALGDRNTSTVTLRSITKGSIVVEWTNNSIQQNFCPKEQITALTKRISDSQGTPSPAFIKAMEPEFKPISISVRGTNKCQSYTFIPPGEVPMPALPTATPSPGTSQRSSDDVYLHTVIPAVVVAALLLIAGIIAMVCYRKKRKGKMTIEEQATFIKKGVPIIFADELDDSKSPPSSSIPLILQEEKPPLPPPEYPNMAGPHSTLLNQDLLEEYSVYQDDDPNAPPYQPPPPFTVPIEGKGSRPKNMTSYRSPPPYVPP, from the exons ATGTGGCCTTCTTGGTGGTTCACAGACATCTGCTGTGCAGCCCAAAGGCCTCTTGATATGCACTATATACTATATAGAGACATGAGCTGCAGGGATGCGGGGAGGAGCAGGTTTCCTTCATGCAGGACTCTCCCTGTTGTAATATGGCTTCTGGCTACTCTGGCCCATGGCGCCATGCCAGATCAGCAAGAAACACTAGTGGACATGATATCTGTGGAACTAGAGGCCTCTATGCAGTCCTCTGTGATGTCTGAGCTCCAGGCTGCAGCATCCTCTGTTGGTGAAGGACCCCCTACAGCTATACCAGATTCTTCTGTGGGGAATGGAGTCCACACAAACATCCCAGATTCCTCAGCAATCGTAGGCCAGGTGTTCCAATTGAAGGTACCTCCTGGACCTGACCATGCAAGCTGCAACATCCAG cTCACTGAGATGGGAAGAGAGACCTTGCCCTCCTGGCTCTACTGGGACAAAGAGAGATGCACTCTAAGAGGATTGGCTCTGGAGCAAGATAAAGGTGTATATCATATTTTGGTGTCAGGGGAGCAGATAACTGAAGGGACAAGTAGCCAAGTGTATCCCAGTACAGTCTTCACAGTTGAAGTGTACCCAGAAGAACGGGCTGACACTGAGCCGGCTCTGCTCACTCTGCAGTCTGATATCAGTGGCCTGCAGCCTTTCACCTGTGGTTCAGAGGAGCCTGTCACGGTCCTTACTGTCATCTTGGATGCAGATTTGACAAAGATGGTTGCTGAACAGAGGGTCAGCTTATTAGGACTGATGAGGAAATTCTCTCATGTGCCTCTGGAGCACATGAGAGTTGTACCTGTTGTAAACAATCGCTTATTTGACATGTCTGCTTTCATGGCTGGACcaggaaatgcaaagaaagttgtggagaatgGAGCCCTGCTGTCATGGAAAGTTGGATGTGCGCTTGATCAGCCCAGCATTCCTGACATCAGCAGTGTGCAGTCCTCAGCAAAAGATGGGACAATGTCAGCCAGGTTGGGTTACCCAGTGGTCGGCTGGCATATTGTCAACAAAAAGCCCCATGTAGTGAAACGTATCAGGCGTCAGTTGTACAACACTCCTACTCCAGTGCCATCCCTACTTCCCCCCACTGTCAACCAAGAGCCTCTTTCTCGTGTTGTTCCTACCCCAACTTCACCCTCTATTGCCCCAGCAACAGACAACTCTACTCCCCCTGTCCGAGGGCCTTTACCTTTACCAGTGAAGCCCACATTGAGGGTCAAAGATCAAATAGCTCATACACCTGTCTTTGGACCTCCTCAACCTACCAGAGTGTTGGGAACTACGAGTACCATTCCAATCATGCCTACCATGACTCGACCGACAATTTTAGGGCCCACTGCTTCGCCAACGCCACCAGGTGccagcaaaaaaccaaaaacttcaaAGAAGCCCAAGAAACCCAGAATGTCCACCCCTGCTCCCCGTGAACCAAAGTCCACCACTCCTAAAACAACCATACGTACAACTACTCTTACTCTGACCACAGACTTGAATCAAAACCCAGAAATCCGTAACCCGATTGATCAAGTTACAGCATGGGTTGGCACGTACTTTGAGGTCAAAATTGCTTCGGATGCGTTTTATGACCGAGAAGATGGTACCACTGACAAGTTGCGTTTGACTCTGAAGAAGACCCCAAAAGAAGCCGTGAGTGAAACCTCCTGGATCCAGTTCAACAGCAGCATCCAGCTTTTGTATGGCCTTCCTGATGAGGAACATGCAGGGGATCATGAATACTTCATGCTGGCCACCGATAAGGGTGGGAAGAGCATCATGGATGCATTTGAGGTTCGAGTCAACCGCTGGACTAGCAATGACAAACCATCAGTGGTGTTTGCTGCTCGTTTTCACGGTGACCCCAAAACTTTAAGTGAAAATGTTCACAATAAGATTCTTTTGACTAAAAGACTGGCCTATGCCCTGGGGGACCGAAATACCAGCACAGTGACCCTCAGGAGCATCACTAAAGGATCCATTGTGGTTGAATGGACCAACAATAGTATTCAGCAGAATTTCTGTCCAAAAGAACAGATAACTGCTCTCACCAAAAGAATCTCAGATTCCCAAGGAACACCTTCGCCAGCCTTCATCAAGGCCATGGAGCCTGAATTTAAACCCATAAGCATCTCAGTCCGTGGTACCAATAAATGTCAGAGCTACACATTCATTCCACCAGGAGAGGTGCCAATGCCTGCCCTTCCTACAGCCACACCGTCTCCTGGTACAAGTCAAAGAAGTAGTGATGATGTTTACCTCCACACAGTGATCCCTGCTGTTGTGGTGGCAGCCTTGTTGCTTATAGCTGGGATCATTGCAATGGTCTGCTATCGCAAGAAGCGCAAAGGGAAAATGACAATAGAAGAACAGGCCACCTTCATAAAGAAGGGCGTTCCCATAATATTTGCTGATGAACTGGATGATTCCAAGTCTCCACCATCCTCCAGCATCCCTCTAAtcctgcaggaggaaaaaccgcctcttcctcctcctgagtACCCCAACATGGCTGGCCCCCACAGTACCCTGCTCAACCAAGATCTGCTGGAGGAGTATTCAGTCTACCAGGATGACGATCCCAATGCTCCACCTTATCAGCCCCCACCCCCTTTCACCGTTCCAATTGAGGGAAAAGGCTCACGCCCCAAGAACATGACATCCTACAGGTCACCACCTCCCTATGTACCTCCCTAA